The following DNA comes from Mya arenaria isolate MELC-2E11 chromosome 11, ASM2691426v1.
TATTGACACAGAACctgaaattaattgcatatccaaacacaacataaaactttaaactgttaaataggcAGTGAGACATTTGTGTGTAaccttcattatttgaaatgaaatttcttatttattttattttatcattaagttTGACTTGGCATTTAAAAGCCATTGGCATTagattttccaaatatatatatatatatatatttatgcagtTTCAACTGTGATGTATATCCAGTTGTTCATGTTTCCTCTAAGGATTAAAACACTTCTGAATAATATAGGAAAATctaaatgattcatttattcaaacttatgataatatataaaacacacactaccatggttgatcatgtaaacattcatactatctttttatagaaattaagtgcatcttttgatatttctgaatacatttatttttactttgactggctcgtgtataaacacagaatgctacataaagtgtatactccagtgtatataataacatgattgaaatagataatagataatatttgcatgaaactctgaACACTTAACCACTATGGCAATCTGCACCAGttaagatactttttgttgaataatgtgttttgatgagacgagcttgtaaaatagctgtatttcttttagtaattttgtgtatttgaagcatgtctgcaaatgtagattttatcatgtattttgaatggatctGAAATGCTGtttattaaactgttaaaactgacacaataaagatggatttatgatttgtcttcatacaaaaaatccaACCGGTCAAAGTTGTATTTTCAAACTATTTCCCAATACAATAACTCTCAGTCACAGTTTTGGTGCATAAACGGATGAACTTTACTCGTTATCCGAACTAAGGCCGGTTGTTGATGATTGGAatcagtcatcatcatcatcatcatcatcatcatcatccaccgCACTCACcacaacaaccaccaccaccaacttcaCCACTTTCGTCATCAACTATCAGCAACATCTACATATCATCATCTCGTCATGATCATTGTCGTCATCGTCACATCATAATTAGTATCATTGCCGTGGTTcatcatcaatattattatcattatcatcttagtcgtcgtcgtcgcattatcattataatactCATAATATTCGTCGTAGTCGTCgccgcattatcactatcgtcgTCATTGCATCATTATGATAGTGTCGTCgccgcattatcactatcgtcgtcattgcatcatcatgatagtgtcgtcgccgcattatcactatcgtcgTCATTGCATCATCATAATAGTGTCGTCGTcgcattatcactatcgtcgtcattgcatcatcatgatagtgtcgtcgccgcattatcactatcgtcgtcattgcatcatcatgatagtgtcgtcgccgtattattattataatactcATAATATTAGTCTTCGTCGTCgccgcattatcactatcgtcgtcattgcatcatcatgatagtgtcgttgtcgcattattattattaaattatcattGCCGTTGTCGTCGCATCATCGTgactatcatcatcagcaccattctgcacgtttgcatttactttacagaacattcataatacgcatactataatatttcacttatcaaagacgaatttaaattaaaattaccagcctgaaaaaaacgtattttgttgttgtccaattttcattataattacacaaattttaaaatgagcGTCGAAACCCGCCACTGCCTCCATCACAAAAAATCCCGGATGATGATGTACTTAAGATACAAATGTAACATAAATAGCAGAATAGAGATCACgagtttgtattatttgtgtcaatcattataaaaaggagagttacattaattgattccCTTCAAgagattatcattattattattattattattattattattattattattattattattattattaaaaaagacGGGTGCGCTCATCAGGTTAAtatgacgtaacgtcatttcacttcagactgggtcactcgctttaacgctgtgctttatcgttatttttttacgtacgaccggagagtttacgagacgtttctgaaacgcctttatgattatcgttaagttggtcgttattatgatcgtaaatttacgataatggcatatcgtaaaatctatctgaaacgcaccccagaTGTTTTGTCTTATAAAgctgtgtgtatctcgttgaaGGCCTTGAACCTTGGGCGTTTGGAAAAAAGACAAAGTTGTAAAATCGTTGGCCGGTGTagctttaattatattaatacaatGATTCAGGTCTGATTCTGGTTGTTTTCAAATCTAAactgatattttgtaaatgccTCTATTTCTTTTAAGATAATTGCACAATTACCCAATATGCCACACATATTCGAGTACTAATAGAAAATAGTcgtaatgtatataatttattgttcTGATAATTGACTGTAAAGCAATGGCTTTTTGAAGAGACCCTTAGAAAGCATAAACTACTTTGAAGCATGAAAAAAAGTGtctattatataaacaatatcagCGTCGAGCTTGCATGTTAAAAACTTGAAGAAAATAAACTATATTTGACATGACTTAAAGTTACTCGCTCATTTTTGGGCCATTTTCACAGGATTGCATCTGAAAGACTTATTTCATCATTGTTGATGATTTTCAGCTTTCGGTAACTTAGTTTTAACATTCCCAAAGGTTTGCAATATTTGGTTTCGGCATACAAAAAAGTGCAATTTGCAAAAATGACTATGTCACTTTTACCTCTGTATACCTCATTATTGTTGAAAAAGTCACATATGTgctttatatgttatatatatttaatagaaaTCATTTCATAATTCAAAGTATGCAACCCCCAAAACGGGTCTTCAAAAATAgcaattataaaatacaaaacagaaaagTAAAGCATGACATATCAATTACTTAAGGTGCACAAATAAGCATATATATTCAGTAGTAGTTTGCACAATAGCATTAAGAGAATGGAATCAACATGATAACATAAGGTTTTGTAATGttcaggatttaaaaaaaaatgcttttataaatgttttgccTCATTATACATGAACTCTTGTAGTTTACAGCCATAATGTCCATAacattgatttgatttaaacttCTAAGTCCTTAAACAGGACAATCCCTGGCACGTTTATCGTCTTTTTTATAATGCGATATTATGCTGTTGGAGTCTGTCTTCGTTAGGAGGTAAGAACTAGGATATACTAGGACTTAATTTGGTCGGGAGCTTTAATTACCATGAATTGAATACTATCACCGTTGAACCAAAGACATAATTTCAACATCAATAAGATAGCTAAACTATGTATTATCAATGTTCAAGGttgattgttattttaattacagAATGCTGTCTGGTCCCTCGTGTTGAAGAGATGACCTATCAATGTCCACGAATTGTTTCAACTTTGGTTCTGTCCTTTCGATGCGGGATAAaccttaaaatgaaacaatagataatagttaaataaaatgttacaacTGTTTGTATCACAATGAATAACTCAGGCGCAGCAacgtttatattttatcatttatctaAATCATAATGTATTGTGTAGTAGCATCttgctaaaatataaaaaaaactcttctCGGTATGttgatttatgatatttatttgttaaatgagtCCATTTTATGTAATAAGCAATATAAGTCCGATAGCTTTTCTGTTAACTTGTATCTACAAAGACGTCTTTTCGGAACATGTTGTCGTCAGGAATATGCACAGTGAACGTCGCATTTTCTCATTTCtccaaaataatatgaatatgtaaatattaaatatataaaatatctgaaaataagGACGGAAGCCTACCAAACAAATACGCATCATCGACTTCTGCTTGGCGCGTTTTAGGTGCTTCTGCCTTCTTGTGTGTGTCCTTTTTGAAAGAATCGTCAAGCTCACGCGCATCGTTTTTGCCTTTGAAAATTTTAGGCAAAGTCTCGCGTATAGTTTTCTCTGTTACCTGAGTCCTAAAGAAGTAAAGGGAATGACACTTAGTGATAGCGTTTAGATACAAGAaaaaacttcatatttcatatatgttttatacgTGTTAGCTAATGTACGAAGTCATTTACCTAGGCCTGTCTAAGATCTCATGTTTGGTTGCTCCTTGGACAAGAATTTCATACAGCCTGCAAGCATATATGTCTGTTTCGTCGAGGTCGATATTTGACTCCTCCCTGACTCCAAACCATGCAATAGTTTTTCGTCTCAGTTCACGATTGACAGAAAGTTTTACTTTTTCAGGACAAGCTTTACTCTGAGTTTGGAAGAGTAATAATTGCGTCTCCAAGTTGGCTTTAACCTGTCAGAGAAATGCATTTGTAATTTTAGATAGAATCTAAATGATGTATTGATATAATCAgataaaattataacatttactTTCAATGTACATCTTACATCTGCATTTGTCTTCCATGACTGGTCCGGAATGGCGATGTCtgattgtttcatttttcttttgccAATAGCCGAAGTGCGTTTTTCGTGCTCCTCTAAAATAGTGATGACGTTCCCAAACACTCCATACAGCATCTGCTTACTAGCTATTATAAGTAAAAGTAATACAATAATTTCAACTAAGAAATTTGCAAGGTATTTCttaatttacaattatatacaGTGGACCAAATACATGTAATCAAAATCAAGTTATGCACATACCTTCTGTCTGTCTAAGTAACAGCTCTTGCGCCTGTGCATGCCTTGGGGTTGAATGCCAATCATTGGATCTAGACTCAGAATTTGTATAGTGGGCATATGAACACTGATTAGCAGGGCGCTTTTTGCCttgttttttctcaattttGTTTGCTGTCGACGGAGACCCATGAACGTCATTATCCATCTTCGTCTCGCCATCCTTGCGATGTGAGCTGCGTGGAACGTTCCTTTCAAGTTCTAAAaccaatatttataaattggaatattgatataattacaCAACATCTTTCTTTAAGTAGAAAAAGACATGTTGCATAAAAAGAGTTaatctatattttaatttttagcgAAACGAAAGAAGAAAATCATATCCACCGTTTGATTATAGGCTTATTTTCTACAGcgtattttgtataattaattttatattttttaacaatttcaagttttcttatgataattaaagaataacagcaataacagttttaaacatgataattataaacaataatataatagaGCATCGTCTATGAAGTGTTTTCAATTGCACATGTTTgaacatgaaacatttttttctatcacTAAAGATTTTAAATAGAACAATTCTCAAAATGTATTGGAGGGActtatatatgaataataaaaatcatttttgaaaaacaacctTTTTGTTTCGTATCATCCATATCCTGTTTTTTATTTCGCCAACGGCCTTTAAATTGATCTCCTGCATCTTTCGCTTTCCTTCCGTCCTTTCTTGTGGAATTTGAcatttctgttttctatttcctAAAAAAGATTTGTTATTTCGAGTTAGTTCCTTATCAATATTATTCAGATAAGCCTTTCAGTTAACATTTCACTGTACGGAtgagttaaaaaatgaaatgtaataataCATACAATGTTAAAGACCTCACAAACTACAGTAAGCGTCCTCCACCTCCTTGTATACGATTTAAATTGCACTCATGCGTCATTCCTTGATAAACAGTCGAATGCATATTCATGAGACAAACGGTGTACTATGAATAATCATATGTGGAAACCCAAGTTTGCACAATCGAAACTAGTGTGAAACTAATGTGAATGTCAAGGTAAAATTTCTGCGGAATAGGTCCGATATGAAATGAATgagaaattattaattttctaaaaataagaGGCCAAGGTGAGTAGTTAACTGAAATTCGTCgaaatgtatttgatttacTTCTTATTTCGTTTCCTTATTCTTCTGACTATTTTTAACCTTGTTACAATGGAATTCTCTCAGTTAAAATGGTAGATGTGAAATTTTGCACATTTAAACGAAAACTTCTTTGGTCtagataatgaaaacaaaactgttgactatttctttcatttgccttatttctttaaatgtggTAGAGAATTTAGTATATCAAAAATGCACATAAATACGTATATGGACTGTACTATATGCTTTCTAATGATAAATAGATATTTATTAGTGGAATCAAAGCAATATCTTACTCTTACAAACAcatcgtgaacaccaaaagtaaaacatttcaagaGTGGTCTATTACGATATTCACACTAAAACAAATGATTATCCtctatgtattaaaacaattccTGCCGtttactgtttgtttttataatgtgcAATCCATGTTTTAACACACTACAACTTCTTTTCGTAATATATTATGCGTCTCATGAAAAATTATAGTTCATTATGTTCTCAAGGGACAAAAAGAAATGGATGTGTAAAAACGACGACACCGGAATGTACATAAATGAACAAGGCATAGTTGAATGAAGCGGAACGCCTGTGCATACCGGTTAGTATTTGTTTAGATGACGTACGTGCTGCACTTAATAAGATATTTCGGCTACAGGGTTTGTCCCTGTTATTTCTGTTGCATTACtctcatttatataatatgattcTAAAACAGTAACAGAAATTTTACTATTGAGATATATATCGTCTTAAAACATTTACTGCTATTGAAAATCTGGTACATAAACCttcaattttgcaatttttcagGAAAGCTTGCAACGGTGAGCTGGAACTGTGGCGACAATTTTCACAAAGGATAATACATAAAAGGCGACTCCGAGGGTTTTGTTTGAGCCCTTTCAATGGCTGTTCAAATGATAGGAAAGATGGGTACTCTTTGGGTTGCTGCGCTTTACATAGAGATTGAAGAGCACTCTAAAgagatacaaaaaaacaattaacaattattgtGTTTGATAgaaattgttatatgtttaatgttatggCGCTGTAACACTAACGCTTTGCAGTTACTTATGCCGACGTATATGAATGTTTGCCAACACGGTGAAGACccatttaaaatttgatttactAGTGATACATTATGGATTAGAGCACAATAAAggttttataaatcatttaatagtGAACATATCAAAAATAGTAGTTGATGTTAACCTAATTATCCGTTGGCCAACAttctatttaaatttaaatattgaaaacgttttcaaataaaatatgtatacacacTATGCGTATGAAATAGGTCTAAATGACCCTTatacatttcaacaaatttcAATGCCTACAACACAAAGACGAACAATCATATACTTGTACATTCCGATTTCAAATCggtatgtttatttaatagtgATACATTATGGGTTAGAGCACAACAAaagtgtttaaaacaataactagtAAACATAGGTGCTGCAGGTACAATCACTTGGGTTCTCACTACTCGACAGGGCGTCCCAGTGGGGCTGTTGTCCCCCTGGTACCCGATACCCGATACGGAGGTTGAAAATTGGCCAGAATTTCTATCCACCGCGCTATTTTACCGCTAGATTCCTAAGTGCTAAAGAGCTATACCAAAGCTTGGAGATCACTGCGTGCGTGAACCGGCGTCCAAGTACATACTAGCTGAAGTATTTCAGAAAGAAAGCAACGGCTAGTGGTTCAGTTATAAAGTAATTGCGTCCGGCCTCGTTCATTGTTTGGTTGACCTAGCATAGCACTCGTTCGAAGTCAATTTGTTCTTGCGAAAGGACACCTACCTCAGATGCATCAGCATCAAGGAAAAGCCTATGACCTCCGGGCTTTTGAGCGCAGCTTTAAGGTATTCGAACGCCCGCGATTGAGCATCACCACATCGAAACTCGGCTTCCTGCTTGGTCAGCTCTACGAGAGGCTATGCGCGATTTGCAAAACCCGTCGCTACAAACTGCTTCACCTGATTGGCGATGTTGGGACAGGGTCAATCGACACATTGGTAGGGTCTTACCATATGGTTACCTCCGCCTGGAAAGGATTAAAGCGCCCGCTGGGTCATGGTTCAATATAATAAGGGTGATGGCCATATGCAGATGATAACTTTCCTTAAAATTTCAGATGGTTCCACCATGAACTCTGCCTCATCCCCTTGTCCTCTTCAAACTTTTCCACGAAAACTTTTACCACGGCAACTGTCAGACCGGAAAGCGTTATGTCGTCTGGCTCTACTGACCTTCCCCACTTGAACATAGGAATCTCAGAGGAATCAACGTAAGGTCAAGTTATGTATGTCCTGCTTCCTTGATGGGAGCTCTCCTTGCCCCTGCCAGACGTGCAGACTTGTCGAGAGCTGGGCGGGCGTCTAAATGCAgctgttaaaataatttggttgAGATGATGGTCCGCGAGGCCTCCGTCGTGTCGGCAGTTTACCTCACCGGCACCCCTGCCACAGCTGCCAACTTTCTATTCCTTTGCATACTTACATTTTCCGGTTCCGCCGGTCTGTTCTTTACGCCCCTGGAACTCGTATGTTGGCAGTCATGAACGTTTAATTGAACCACCCTATGACCGCGAGGCTTGGTCCCGGCCAGTTTTCTGCGGCGTTTTCTCTCTCGGTTACGTCATTTGCTGCCTTGCCCCACCTCCGCCAGTTGTTCGCGTCCTTGCGGGGGCACTCACGGGAATAGTGGCCTTTTTTCATGGCAGTGGTAGCACTTGAATTCCCTTTGTCTTTCCCTGTTGCCTCCCTGCTCTGTCCCACTCTTTCCCGCAAGAGTATCTAGCCGTTGGAGGATCTGCTTTAGCATGTCAACTCCAACGCTCTATGCAATATGCTTCGCCCTGTGGCCACCAGTGGCGTGGTCCGATGTCCACTTACTTTGATTGTTCTCTCATCAGACTAGGTCGATCGCCTCGCTGGTCGTCTAAATCCTTTAGTCAGACTTTGGCTTGTCTACAGCACATGGTACACCGCTTTGTCGATGTTGCCGGGTTCTTTGTGGAAATCAACATCAAAGCGCGTATCCTCATCAAAGAGGCCAACTAGAAAGCGTCTCACCAGTTCTTCTTCCCTGGTACGCCGATCACGTTTGGGTGCCCCTTGTCATACAGCATTTTCACCTCTGCTGCATCAAGCTCACTGGTGGTCATTACGGCTTAATGTAGCTGCCTCCGACCCTGTCGACATCGCCAAACGGAATCTGCTGGTGAGCTCCGTTCGGCCTTCGCAGTAACTGCTGAACACGGCTGGTGGAAGTAAAATGTAAAGTCGACAGCCGGTCCTTCCAAACGCTGATGCTGGTCGTTAGGTTTGAGCTCGTCACTTAAACCCATGCGATTCGAGATAGTTAGGAAACGCTTTATCCACATCCGCCCGTCTTCTCTCACTTTTAAAAGAGGTACCCGTAGTTGATCCGCAGACCGGAGCCGGTAGAAGTCAGGTGGTGGGCGTATGTACGAGGATGCATAATCGGTGCCACTCCGTctcccgcccccccccccttgcgTCAGGTGTCACCCGCCGGGAAAGCTGTCTGTTAGTTGCTGTTAGTGTTGCTGTCATTCACCAGACACGGGAAAGCCTTACTGCCGAATGCGCGGCAggttaaaactttaaatgtcCATAACTCTTTTTCATACGGTTTtggtaaataacattttatatatctataaatgagaaagataaaaaattaaagCTAAATCACCTGTGAAAATGAAGACATTTGTAAGACCCTACTGGCTAGATCATGTAATACCTcattaaatatgcaaacataaaacGTACAAGCTGCAAGGGGCAAGTAAGGGAAGTatgcatatcatttaaaattttgtatctATGGCAACACAACCAATGAGGAGTATTGTATAACTAGCAGTAGTTcgtctttttttaaacaaagacattACAGGTACTTTTGGAAAGAgccgttttaaacattttaagtattgagtggatatataaaaaactgtttttgtatatCTGGTACAAGTAAATATTGCATTGACACTTTGTATGAAGATACTTAGAAACTAGCTTAAAATATCTGCAGTTTGATTTCATGGAATTGAAATAGTGCTTCCTTTTTTGTAATTCATGGAACAGTAGTCTAAATAAAACTATGTTGGTTTCCTATGCACTTGTATGTGGAAAAACCGATAAAATGTATTGGcactttttaaattttgcaaagTTGTGATTCATAATATAAGGCTGCTCGAATTTCTTCCATGTTTCATTTAGTAAAAGTGTGTGTGCTAAATTTGTCTCAATGCATTGTTTTCAGCGACCGTTTCACCTGGGTTTGTAAAGCTGATAGAgaaaatatgaacaataatGAAGAAGAGAAAATGAAATGCAACCCAGGAACACATTCGGGTATCATTTTATCCGAATTcatctttataaatgttatgACAACACAATcgatcatgttttgtttttgttttgcattcCAAGCAGCACTCTGTTTATAAGGTTTctgtaaatttatttaagtataagACTTATGGTTAAATagatcaaataattttattaacagtgtCATGTTTTATAGCTTATCAAAGCTTAATAACTCAAAACATGTACAGGTAATGTAATTTCATCAAGGCCAATACTTCGAAACTGATTTAGAAGGCTTTACATTTGCCTTTTCACAAGCTGTTCAACTGGTCGGCATGATGGGCAGAAAATGGGTTGCCCTATTGGTTACTAAAGTTGGAAAACAATATGGAAAAAAGTATGCAATTGTGATAAGTTTAAAATCATACCAGTTTGCAACTAGGCTTAATGAAGGAATGACAGACAAACTTGTTTTGTTCTATCAAGTGCACATGCTAATTTTACATTGTACTTTCTCTTATTTTTTCGATAACTCTTTGTAACGATTTGTTTTATGcgaattattttgtatttaaataaaatgcatttatctttacaTGTCAACTTCCATTCTTTCAATGAattgcctttcggcaattgcttTAATCATGCGATAAACGCAACATCTCCGGGTATGTaaggatcgcaattcatcgcataacaatacgCATGTACattgttgatcttgttattgtttcttttgtgtCTACAGGTCCCGTAAaactaaatcaatattttatagtgTGTTCGCTTATGATATGTTAATGTATTGTTGCCTTAAGTGTTACAATTTAACgcttaaaagtgatttcaagcgGTTGATCTTTTTGTTATTGTTACTATATTTAGTCCTATACGCTTTCAGTTGCTTAAAAAAGTTCAGGAATTTTAACGTTTTCGGCCTTCACCTATTGATTTGATGAAGACGCTtatactaaaaacatatttagaaaaaCTTATACGATGAGTAGTCAGAGAAGTTACCGACAAAACGCACGTATTAGTTGTTTGTCAAATGGTCTCTAAAGTTTTCATAACGCCACAAAGCAAAACTGAATAGCAGTTGGTTTGGAATTATAAGCTAGTCTGTGGGAGTTCAATTTGGCGTTAAGAAGCCCCCAACAAGGCCATCGTAATTAAATATTCATGCATTTGCAAGCCTCATTTAGAAGACTGCAAAGTATATACAATTAACGATTTAAGATTTATCTGTATCGACATTATAAGTGTGCTAATATATTccaattttataatttattagtGGTTTTAAGGTGCGTTTTCCAGTTCATATTCAAGGTTGAAATAACATCACGAATGTGTCAAGGAAGTAGTTCCAAAATTCGATACCAAGAAAAAATGCTCCGATTATTTTTCTAAACAAGTCATAACAATAAGAACAGGAAGGTTAATCAAGTTCCACGTATTCGTTTTTTTGGTTTATCATCGGTAAAGTTTAcgtcaaaacattgttaacttacGGTCGTTTCATTAAGTCACGTGATAATTTGCTTTACGAAACAGGtaacagttttgttttgatgGATATCTGCGGTGGTAAATTgtaagaataaaaacaacaatgaacagGTAAATATTcgatatgtcatatttttaatGCGTCAAATCCATTTAAAAACTTCAGCCAATATAGTTTACACTTCTAAAACCTTGATCTAGAGAAAgaaaattaattgattaaaGATATATTATACGATcttaatgaaatatacatgtctTTGTCTAATAGCCAAAAGTACCGTTCGGTGTCATTCTCGCAGAAGATGGATATACAATAGCCATATCTACTGTGAACGTTCTTCTTAACTGCATACATTCTTTATTCATATATGTGTAGATAAAGTTTAAGTCAACGTCTTACATATTCAAGCATCATACGTCTTTTGAcagatattcaaatgattcCAGCGGTGTTGCGGCAGTCATGGGAAGTGGCTCTTACATCAATCCAGCAGAGAGGGATCAGGGTGGCAATCGATTTGAAGCACAGAAACAGgatcaagtttcattgcaacgTTCGAAAGAAGGTCAGTTATGCTTTCTTAATATTCGCTTTCTCCATATTGTTCTGAATGTGGTCATTGACTTGAAGAATACCATTTAAGAATTGAAAGTTTGCGTCAAAAGGGTAATTAATCATTTCAGCCAGCAAGCAAATGCTGTACGGTGTATTTTGCAACGTTATTGCCATATTAGAGGAATTTGAGCAACGAGAGCGACCCGACCGGTGCAGACCTCTAGAATCGTCCCGGCTGAAAATATCAGACCAAAGAAGAAAGTCAAATGAAGATGTAATcagttgtattttttatgtaacaCATCGATGCTAGTAGattgaaaacattattgatTTGTATACATATGCACAAtccatgaaataaataattcataatcGAAAACTAGTCAAAACGCAATTATTTAATCTGACGTGTTTTATTTAGATTAAGCACATTCTTGAGACCCAGCTACTGCTGTTTGAAAAACAATCCAACTCGTGCCCGGCGGAAGTGCGAAACGAAGTTGTCGAGGAATTGAAGAAGAAGGTGCTGC
Coding sequences within:
- the LOC128208815 gene encoding uncharacterized protein LOC128208815 isoform X2, whose amino-acid sequence is MNSGVAAVMGSGSYINPAERDQGGNRFEAQKQDQVSLQRSKEASKQMLYGVFCNVIAILEEFEQRERPDRCRPLESSRLKISDQRRKSNEDIKHILETQLLLFEKQSNSCPAEVRNEVVEELKKKVLQWAGFRADENCEDQRTDIYVAQLYEILVRGKSDHNCYHRPSPEVSERTIQETMPYIMSGKHDQMELDREFKDNRAKTATCPYTRRSRNISGGAARIVRGQPDLNYEVGRDLQRLNAVDMK
- the LOC128208815 gene encoding uncharacterized protein LOC128208815 isoform X1 produces the protein MNRYSNDSSGVAAVMGSGSYINPAERDQGGNRFEAQKQDQVSLQRSKEASKQMLYGVFCNVIAILEEFEQRERPDRCRPLESSRLKISDQRRKSNEDIKHILETQLLLFEKQSNSCPAEVRNEVVEELKKKVLQWAGFRADENCEDQRTDIYVAQLYEILVRGKSDHNCYHRPSPEVSERTIQETMPYIMSGKHDQMELDREFKDNRAKTATCPYTRRSRNISGGAARIVRGQPDLNYEVGRDLQRLNAVDMK
- the LOC128208813 gene encoding uncharacterized protein LOC128208813; the encoded protein is MSNSTRKDGRKAKDAGDQFKGRWRNKKQDMDDTKQKELERNVPRSSHRKDGETKMDNDVHGSPSTANKIEKKQGKKRPANQCSYAHYTNSESRSNDWHSTPRHAQAQELLLRQTEASKQMLYGVFGNVITILEEHEKRTSAIGKRKMKQSDIAIPDQSWKTNADVKANLETQLLLFQTQSKACPEKVKLSVNRELRRKTIAWFGVREESNIDLDETDIYACRLYEILVQGATKHEILDRPRTQVTEKTIRETLPKIFKGKNDARELDDSFKKDTHKKAEAPKTRQAEVDDAYLFGLSRIERTEPKLKQFVDIDRSSLQHEGPDSIL